The sequence CTGTTATGTTCGGATTGCCGGAATCAGCCTGTGCCGCCCGATCGGGCGGCTCGACCAGGGAGGCCGGAATGACCGGTGTACCCGAACCCATCAGCGACGCCGGCCGTGCCGCGCTGGAGCGGGACCTGGCCGACCTGCGCACGGAGCGCGAGGCCGTCGCCGCCACGCTGCGGGGCGGCGAGGAGGTCGGCGACCGGGCCGACCAGGCCGACGAACTGCAACGGGCCGACATTCTCGACCGGTTGGACGACCGGATCATCGTGATCGAGGGCCGCCTGCGTGAGGCGGCGGTCGCCGGTGCGCCGAGCACCGAGACGGTCGGCGTCGGCAGCACGGTGACTCTCCGCTTCGCGGACGCCGCCGAGTTGACCGTGCGGATCGGCGAACTGGCCGAGGAGCTGGACCCGGAGCTGGTGACCGACGACAGCCCGCTCGGTCAGGTCCTGCTCGGCCGCAGGGTCGGCGAGACCGTCGAGTACGACGCTCCCGGCGGTCGGACCACCGCCGAGGTGCTGTCGATCGGGGGCGACACCGGAGCGTGACGACGGCTCCTGCCGTCGGACCGGCCAGGCCAGACCCGGCCGGGCCGGGCGGCGGCAGGGCCGGGGCGACCGGTGCCCGGGCGCGAAGGCGAGTGGTCCGCGAGGCGAGTGGCCCGACGGGCGATTGGTCCGACGGGCGATTGGTCCGACGGGCGTGCGGGTGGCGCGCGCCCCGGGGCGTACCGCGCGCGCCGGGCGGGAGGCGTCCGCCAGGGCGCCCCGGTGTGCGCTCTGCCGCGCCGCTGTACGGGGCCGGAAGCACGTGCTGACATGGACGCGTCAAGCTCGTCGGTGGTCCCGCACGAGGGGGTGCGGCCCGGAGCCGACGGGCGAGAGGGAGGAATCGCCCATGTCCCTTCGCACCCTGGCCGCCGGCTCCGCCGCCGCGGCCCTGCTCGGCACGGCCCTCGCCGGCACGGTCGGCAGCGCCGGTACCGCCTTCGCCACCGGGTGGGACACCCCGCCGCCGGACAAGATCGTCATCTCCGTGGCCACCGTGAACGGCTCCGGCTGCCCGGCCGGGACGGCCGCGGTCGCCGTGTCCCCGGACAACACCGCGTTCACGGTCACCTACAGCAACTACGTGGCGCAGGTCGGCCTCGGCTCCAAGCCGACGGACTTCCGCAAGAACTGTCAGCTCAACCTGAACGTGCACGTCCCGCAGGGCTTCACGTACGCCGTCGCCGCCGCCGACTACCGGGGCTTCGCCCACCTGGAGAAGGGCGCGACCGCCGTCCAGCGTGCCAACTACTACTTCCAGGGGTCGCCGCAGACCACCTACTCCAGTCACAGCTTCAGCGGCGCACTCGACGACAGCTGGCAGGCGACCGACACCGTCGCGGTCGAGGCCCTGGTCTGGGCGCCGTGCGGCGAACTGCGCAACTTCAACATCAACACCGAGCTCCGGGTGGCCGCCGGCAGCTCGGACCCGACCAGGACCACCAGCTTCATGACGATGGACTCCACCGACGGCAGCATCAACACCGTCTACCACTTCGCGTGGAAGCGCTGCCCCCAGGGCTGACCGGGCAGCCGCCACCGCCCCGGCCGGGCACCCCGGCCGGGGCGGCGGTGCGCCTCGGGCCGGTCCGGGCGCGGCGTGGCGCGTGTCAGTGGGCGGGATCGAGGGAGTGGCCGGGGTCGGGGGAAGCGGCCGGACGCGGGGGAGCGGCCGGATTCGGGGAAGTGGCCGGATTCGGGGAAGTGGCAGGGTTCGGGGGAGCGGCCGGATTCTGGGATGCGGTGACCCCGCCGCGCGCGGCGAGGGCGTGCAGCCGGTCCTCGGAGGCGCTGCCGGGCTCGGCGGTCCAGACCACGATGTGCTGGTCCGGCGCCGTGGCGCTGGTCAGGGTGTCCCAGTCCAGGGTGAGGTCACCGACCAGCGGGTGCCGGAACCGCTTGTTCCCGGACGCCTGGACGGCGACCTCGCGGGCCTGCCACCAGCGCTGGAAGTCGACGTGGTCGGCCATCCGCGCGAGCAGCCGGTGCAGCCGCGGGTCGTCCGGGCGGCGGGCCGAGTGCATCCGCAGATGGGCCACGCAGCCGCGGGCGCCGTCCGCCCAGTCGCGGTAGCGGGAGCGCAGCACCGGGTCGTTGAAGAGCAGCCACACGTAGTTGCGGTCCCGGGCCGGGTGGCGGCCGAAGTCGGTGAGCAGTGCGGCGGCCGGAGGGTTCCAGGCGAGCACGTCCATGGTGCGGGTCAGGACGAGGGCCGGTCCGGTGGCGAGCTGGGCGAGCAGCCGGCGATTGTGCTCGGTGACCTCCGCCGTGGCGCGGGCCGGGGGATCGGCCGGCGGCCGTCCGGCCAGGCCGAGCAGATAGGCCCGTTGGTCGGGGGAGAGGCGCAGGGCCCGGGCGAGGGCCTCCAGAACGGGGGTGGAGGCGGGCATCCGGCCCTGCTCGATGCGGGTGTAGTAGTCGGTGCTGATCGACGCCAGTCGCGCGACCTCCGCGCGGCGCAGCCCCGCGACCCGCCTCGGCGCGCCGTCGGACGGCAGCCCGACCTGTCGGGGGGTCAGCTCGGCCCGGCGGGTGCGGAGGAAAGCGCCGAGTTCCTTCGGGCGGCTGCCTGGGGTGCTCACGCCCCCAGTCTGGCAGCGGCCGCCCATGCCGGGGACGGGATCGGCAGCTAGCAGAGCGGCACAGCAAGCACGGCGAGCACAGGGAGCAGCGAGCAGCGTGCCCGGGCGCCGGTGCCTGCGGCAAGTCCGGTGGGAGGGAGAGTTTTCTCCCCCGGTGAAAACGGCGGGTGACGGAGGTGTCCCCTTTTCGGCGGCCTTGCGGCGTGCGAGCGTCGTGGCGCGACCGGCGGCGGGTGCGGACGACGGCGGTGCGAACGGCGGATTACCTTCGGCACGCCCCTCTGGAGAACATGATCATGGAGTTCGCCCGGCCCGCGGCCACCGGCAGGGCCCCGGCCGCGTGGTTCACCGGCGAGGTGTGGTGGGACGTGGTCCATCCCGGTGGGGTGCCGTCCCGGAAGCGCGCCAACCTGGTCCGCTTCGCGCCCGGGGCACGCACCCACTGGCACTCCCATGCGCTGGGCCAGAGCCTGCACGTGGTCTCCGGGACCGCCCTGATCGGCACCCGCGACGGCGCGGTCTTCGCGGCCCGGCCGGGCGAACTGGTGGTCTGCCCGCCGGGGGAGGAGCACTGGCACGGCGCGGCGCCGGACGGCTCCATGGAACACCTGGCCACGTGGGAGGGCACCGAGGACGGCAGCCCGGAGACCACCTGGCTGGAGCCGGTCACCGAGGAGCAGTACGCCTTCGCGCGCGGCGCCGGCGCCTGAGTCCCGGGGCCTGCGTTCGGCGCCTGAGCCCCGGGGCCTGCGTCCGGCGTCCGACGTCGGGCGTCCTGTGCCCGGCGTCCGGCAGGGCTCACCTGCCGCGCCCCGCTCAGCCCGCGAGCTGGCCCGGCCGTCCCGGGACCCACAGCGGCACCGGGGCGCCGGGCGCCATGTGCCGTGCGGCGTGCTCGTCGAGGACCGCCAGCGCCCGGTCCCGGTCGCCGTCGCTGAGATCCGTGAGCGTCGTCGCCGCCGAACGGGCGCAGGCCAGGACGAGCGCGAGCATGTCCTGGCGGCGTCGGTGCTCACGGACGTAGGCCCGGGCACGGTCGAGGATGCAGGCGCCGAGGGTCTCCCGTTCGGCCGCCGCCACCGGATCGGCACCGGCCATCGCCGTCTTCACCCCGTACCAGACCAGCACGAGCGCGTCCGGCTCGGCCGGGTGCGAGACCTCCGTGAGGTCCGCCCACTCCCGGGCCCCGGCCGACTCCCGCCCCAGCCGCTCCAGCGCCGCCGGACCGTCCCCGTCCTCGCGCCGGAGCGCCAGCTCGCCCGCCCGCAGCACCACCGCCCGCAACACCGTCTCGGCGGGCACCCGCAGCCCCGGCGCGGCCGGGTCGGCGAACGCCAGCCAGGCGTCCGCGAACGAGGCGGCCCGCATCTGCCCCAGCCACGGCGGCGCGCCCTCCGCGAGCCCCAGCCGCTCCTCCACGGCCAGCCGGACCAGCCCCACGGCCACCAGATCCGCAGCCCCCGCATCGGGCCCGAGCCCGAACAGTCCGTTCCGCATGGAACACCCCCTGTCCAACGGTCATCACCTTGTGTGCGCACATCCCACCACATTGAGACGGAAACGAACTTGGCCGCGCCTGTGATGAGACGCACGCCACGCCGCCCGCGGCCGGCCGCCGGGTGCCCGAACCACCCGCCTGACCTGTGGCTTTGTGGCGACGGGCGGAGGCTGTCCGACGCCGGAACGCCCTGAGGAGATTGACGCGGACCTGCGGACCGGGCCTCAGTCGTCCTCGGCGCCCCCGCACCCGGCGGGCGGACCCGCACCGGTTTCGTGCGATCCGCCGGGCACGCCGTCGTAGTGGACGACGCAGCGTCCGAAGGCATCCCGGTACCGCTCCAGCTGCTCCCGCAGTGCGGCAGCCGAACGCGGGACACGGCGCTCCAGGGCGGTCCAGCCGGTGAACCGGAGCTCGGCGGGGAGGACGACCAGGCCGTGACCGCGTCCCGGAAGGCGTTCCAGTTCCTGCCGTAGAACGAAGGGAAGCCGAGCTCCCGCTGCAGGACCGCATGGAGGCCCCGCTCGTCGCGGACCCCACCCACGTCGATCAGCACCGACCGGCCCGGGTCCGGCTCCGGATCCTCGGGGGCACCCCAGAACGTGGGCAGCCACCAGCACAGGACGGACCGGTCCTCCGGCCACGGGCGGGCGGCGCCGTCGTCCCGGCGCTCGCGAGCGGTTTTCCCCTGCCTTCCAGTGGCACGTCCTACATGCGGGTGAGTGGACGAGTGGGCGAGGAGGCGAGCGGGCGGGGGCGCGCGACCTACCGTCGGCCGGACCAGGAACGCCGGCCCGCACCGGGAGCGGTTCGCCCGTGGCCTACGGCATCACGTGCGACCGGCGCGCCCTCGGCCGGACCGACGGCAGCGTCACCCGCGCCATCGGTGGCGACCGCACTGCCACCCCTGTGCCGCCGCGG comes from Streptomyces sp. TLI_053 and encodes:
- a CDS encoding GreA/GreB family elongation factor, whose product is MTGVPEPISDAGRAALERDLADLRTEREAVAATLRGGEEVGDRADQADELQRADILDRLDDRIIVIEGRLREAAVAGAPSTETVGVGSTVTLRFADAAELTVRIGELAEELDPELVTDDSPLGQVLLGRRVGETVEYDAPGGRTTAEVLSIGGDTGA
- a CDS encoding DUF4360 domain-containing protein, producing MSLRTLAAGSAAAALLGTALAGTVGSAGTAFATGWDTPPPDKIVISVATVNGSGCPAGTAAVAVSPDNTAFTVTYSNYVAQVGLGSKPTDFRKNCQLNLNVHVPQGFTYAVAAADYRGFAHLEKGATAVQRANYYFQGSPQTTYSSHSFSGALDDSWQATDTVAVEALVWAPCGELRNFNINTELRVAAGSSDPTRTTSFMTMDSTDGSINTVYHFAWKRCPQG
- a CDS encoding helix-turn-helix transcriptional regulator, yielding MSTPGSRPKELGAFLRTRRAELTPRQVGLPSDGAPRRVAGLRRAEVARLASISTDYYTRIEQGRMPASTPVLEALARALRLSPDQRAYLLGLAGRPPADPPARATAEVTEHNRRLLAQLATGPALVLTRTMDVLAWNPPAAALLTDFGRHPARDRNYVWLLFNDPVLRSRYRDWADGARGCVAHLRMHSARRPDDPRLHRLLARMADHVDFQRWWQAREVAVQASGNKRFRHPLVGDLTLDWDTLTSATAPDQHIVVWTAEPGSASEDRLHALAARGGVTASQNPAAPPNPATSPNPATSPNPAAPPRPAASPDPGHSLDPAH
- a CDS encoding cupin domain-containing protein, translated to MEFARPAATGRAPAAWFTGEVWWDVVHPGGVPSRKRANLVRFAPGARTHWHSHALGQSLHVVSGTALIGTRDGAVFAARPGELVVCPPGEEHWHGAAPDGSMEHLATWEGTEDGSPETTWLEPVTEEQYAFARGAGA